Proteins encoded by one window of Cuniculiplasma divulgatum:
- a CDS encoding ABC transporter permease subunit has translation MNEYIFIILAVLATGGRVIGLILLSILSGWLLAYAAIKSKIFENLFISFIEVFESVPVISFFPIVLIIFVDRIGGPLGVEFAADFLVFTAVVWNIWMGQYQAYKTIPSEMVEVTENYNFSLWMKLRNVYIPFSIPRIVANLFPSISDGFFYITVSEVFTIGITSYSTFGVGSPIDKFAADGNFRMLIVTFLALGIFVILLIELVRRIGNHAVAKYTIDTDSPIIKRGKARIRQTSRFSAIVSQNTLGKLASYTRVRKGPEDLEELYSKEKKNGKIGIIAGVIVLAIFAYIMYSIIIFVMSVSGSEWSYLFSQTPSLLYGLLIDYIRVLIITGASIAFAFTLGYLLATRRKAEAVGVPIIQTFSSYPVPAYFPFIFLGIYPIFASVLGSQAEEGIVLLLGFIATFYYVFYSFWMGIKAMPAEYNEIMKNLDMGFFKKMRYVIIPSTFPYLISGISSTINSAWGGLEIGEYWPDIAGGKTLEIHTGLMKTIDVATRSGNIALAGWASFLFAIIVAVYSILFTRKMMDLARKKYVAEEGIYSV, from the coding sequence GTGAACGAATATATCTTCATAATACTTGCAGTTCTAGCAACTGGTGGAAGAGTTATAGGATTGATTTTACTTTCAATTCTTTCAGGGTGGCTTCTTGCGTATGCGGCCATCAAAAGCAAAATATTTGAAAATTTATTTATTTCGTTTATCGAGGTATTTGAGAGTGTTCCAGTAATTTCATTTTTTCCAATCGTACTTATAATATTTGTTGACAGGATAGGTGGCCCTCTTGGGGTTGAATTTGCGGCTGATTTTCTTGTATTTACAGCAGTTGTGTGGAATATATGGATGGGACAGTATCAGGCATATAAGACCATTCCCAGTGAAATGGTAGAGGTGACTGAAAATTATAATTTTAGCCTATGGATGAAGCTCAGGAATGTGTATATACCATTCTCAATACCCAGAATTGTAGCAAATCTATTTCCAAGTATATCTGATGGTTTTTTTTATATAACAGTAAGTGAGGTATTTACCATAGGTATAACATCATACAGCACCTTTGGGGTTGGCAGTCCTATAGACAAATTTGCTGCCGATGGGAATTTCAGGATGTTAATAGTAACATTTCTAGCCCTTGGGATTTTCGTAATTCTACTCATAGAATTAGTAAGGAGGATAGGGAATCACGCAGTTGCAAAATATACGATTGATACAGATTCACCTATTATTAAAAGGGGTAAAGCCAGAATAAGGCAGACTTCAAGATTTTCTGCCATTGTTTCCCAGAACACCCTTGGAAAACTTGCCTCTTATACAAGAGTCAGGAAAGGACCAGAGGATTTGGAAGAGCTTTATTCTAAAGAAAAAAAGAATGGAAAAATTGGCATAATTGCCGGTGTTATAGTTCTTGCTATTTTTGCATATATTATGTATTCAATCATAATTTTTGTAATGTCTGTAAGTGGTTCTGAATGGTCATACCTTTTCTCACAAACACCGTCACTACTTTATGGATTGCTAATTGATTACATAAGAGTACTAATAATAACAGGAGCTTCCATTGCCTTTGCTTTCACACTTGGTTATCTGCTTGCAACAAGAAGGAAGGCGGAAGCAGTGGGAGTACCAATAATACAAACGTTCAGTTCTTATCCAGTTCCTGCCTACTTTCCCTTCATATTCCTTGGTATATATCCTATATTTGCTTCTGTTTTAGGAAGTCAGGCAGAGGAGGGAATTGTTCTTCTTCTGGGATTCATAGCAACCTTCTATTATGTGTTTTACAGTTTCTGGATGGGTATCAAGGCAATGCCAGCCGAATATAACGAGATAATGAAGAATCTGGACATGGGCTTCTTCAAGAAGATGAGATACGTGATTATACCCTCTACCTTTCCCTATCTTATCTCAGGTATTTCATCTACCATTAACAGCGCCTGGGGTGGCCTGGAAATAGGCGAATACTGGCCAGATATTGCCGGTGGAAAGACTCTTGAGATCCATACAGGGCTTATGAAAACAATTGACGTCGCAACAAGAAGTGGAAATATTGCCCTTGCGGGCTGGGCATCATTTCTGTTTGCGATTATAGTTGCAGTATATTCCATACTGTTTACAAGGAAAATGATGGATCTTGCCAGAAAAAAATATGTTGCAGAGGAGGGCATTTACAGTGTTTAA
- a CDS encoding formylmethanofuran dehydrogenase subunit E family protein: protein MYKNNLPSFKVLDTESSHGRYSKQAKEISFEDLVKFHGHACDGLYRGVYALSVALGDLFRGAIIDRTDLRSISRNSPCLGDAASYLTGARVRFGTQDVREQAGVWYIVQRISTGETVEVKEDPGFFNKEILQAESDLNSANSDELPQKLNALKALQDEWIENTLLKTKPEEHYHSTRIEYKWIEVPYTNKGIRTDIIFKNVIE from the coding sequence ATGTACAAAAATAATTTACCATCATTCAAAGTTCTAGACACAGAATCTAGCCATGGTAGATACAGCAAACAGGCTAAAGAAATTAGTTTTGAAGATCTTGTAAAGTTCCATGGTCATGCGTGTGATGGATTGTACAGAGGGGTGTATGCATTATCTGTAGCATTAGGAGATCTGTTTCGTGGTGCCATAATCGATCGAACAGATTTGAGATCAATTTCAAGGAATAGTCCATGTCTTGGAGATGCAGCCTCTTATCTTACTGGAGCAAGAGTAAGGTTTGGGACACAGGATGTAAGAGAACAGGCAGGAGTGTGGTACATAGTTCAGAGGATTTCAACCGGAGAAACGGTGGAAGTTAAAGAAGACCCTGGGTTTTTTAATAAAGAGATATTGCAGGCAGAATCGGATCTAAACTCAGCTAATTCGGATGAACTACCACAAAAACTTAACGCATTGAAAGCTTTACAGGACGAGTGGATAGAAAACACCCTGTTAAAAACAAAGCCAGAGGAGCATTATCATTCAACAAGAATTGAATATAAATGGATAGAGGTGCCCTATACCAATAAGGGAATAAGAACGGATATTATATTCAAGAATGTGATTGAGTAA
- a CDS encoding ArsR/SmtB family transcription factor — MIPDNISSDISSLANIMKILGDPNRLHITSLISRQELCVCELTAILGLSQSNVSQHLAKLKSSGIVKERKQAQWVYYSLNPEKFPIIKNIINTLPDISFELLKLNGLQEHLKCKK, encoded by the coding sequence ATGATACCGGATAATATTAGTTCGGATATATCGTCACTGGCTAACATTATGAAAATTCTTGGAGACCCTAATAGGCTGCATATTACATCGTTGATCAGCAGGCAGGAACTATGCGTCTGTGAATTGACCGCTATTCTTGGGTTATCCCAATCAAATGTTTCGCAGCATCTCGCAAAATTAAAGTCTTCAGGTATCGTAAAAGAAAGGAAGCAGGCACAGTGGGTGTACTATTCATTAAACCCGGAAAAATTCCCGATAATTAAGAATATAATAAATACCCTACCAGATATTTCTTTTGAACTCCTTAAATTGAATGGCCTTCAGGAACATTTAAAATGTAAGAAGTAA
- a CDS encoding DsrE family protein, producing MGAKIAIVIISGLDQRDKVMAGLHVAKRIDEAREENGVERVELFLFTGGVRALEKGEDNNEMLELIKELRESGISIEACSNQVKNWKMEDTFSRNGIDLEFARDAFSRYAVEGYTVLSF from the coding sequence ATGGGAGCTAAAATAGCAATAGTCATAATTTCAGGACTGGACCAGCGAGATAAAGTAATGGCTGGTCTTCACGTGGCAAAAAGAATTGATGAAGCCAGGGAAGAAAATGGCGTAGAAAGAGTGGAGTTATTCCTTTTCACGGGTGGAGTAAGAGCTCTTGAAAAAGGGGAAGATAATAACGAAATGCTTGAACTAATTAAGGAATTAAGAGAGTCTGGAATCTCCATAGAAGCGTGTTCAAATCAGGTCAAGAACTGGAAAATGGAAGACACATTCTCCAGAAATGGAATAGATCTAGAATTCGCAAGAGATGCTTTTTCCAGATATGCGGTTGAAGGATATACTGTCCTATCATTCTGA
- a CDS encoding AAA-associated domain-containing protein, translating into METVDPDARIADLVGLLHVLNHLFDDRTDLFELEKEMEVDIDDLMPIVYTAANLGFVGTDQGDIWITDKGKTFLVSGPKIRKSILKASLITMEPFVTALRLVKFELDDIMEELEKNGIQKYNNPSGLHNLEITLIEWGVYSGLIKKDDDGFQALA; encoded by the coding sequence TTGGAAACTGTAGACCCTGATGCAAGGATTGCAGACTTGGTAGGATTGCTTCACGTGCTGAACCATTTGTTTGACGACAGGACAGATCTTTTTGAACTTGAAAAAGAGATGGAAGTTGATATTGATGATTTAATGCCAATTGTATATACCGCTGCAAATCTTGGTTTCGTTGGAACGGACCAGGGAGATATTTGGATAACTGATAAGGGAAAGACTTTTCTTGTTTCTGGACCAAAGATAAGAAAGAGTATTCTAAAAGCATCACTTATAACAATGGAGCCATTTGTAACAGCACTCCGGCTCGTAAAGTTTGAACTGGATGATATAATGGAAGAATTAGAGAAGAACGGGATTCAAAAGTATAACAATCCATCTGGTTTGCATAATCTTGAAATAACGCTCATTGAATGGGGAGTTTATTCTGGGTTAATAAAAAAAGACGATGATGGTTTTCAGGCTCTTGCTTAA
- a CDS encoding B12-binding domain-containing radical SAM protein — translation MAIRAVLIRPSNKTGSAYLTKWGFLPAPLGLLALAGEILRINNSNVKIIDMEGDNLSLDQAIDLAVEYRPDLVGITLHATAAHNNAGYLAREIKKRLPSTILVAGGHHATFLPYEVLRSGFDISVLGEGDETIYDISNAIVNGTSMLKIPGIVVRDGDKFVRTAPRKLIHDLDSLPMPPLELLDASKYTFKVFGKNEKVMCLETSRGCPYGCDFCSVTPTWGNTWRNKSNGRILMEMERAKEAGYDWIFFTDDIFIVEPNVKHRESLFNSILERGLETKWIVQMRADVTARHPDLIQKAARAGMTISFLGVESGSPEVLKKMHKGEFTPQSVEAVKILSSNDIIVLIGLMIGAPYERIRDALTTVKFSRELARAGADAVQFSIYTPLPGTRIFNEALKDSSLFTLDWDRYDVLTPVMKTRVGPVFDQILQFYASYSFYIYKFIRGKIKGIILTKKKGILIETGTKFIMKMMPEYLKDIKNFPRFLFRTYDMYKEAVKNGFISQKDQDEISGDSGKIIYDLENGRNPYFLIKKES, via the coding sequence ATGGCAATCAGGGCAGTTCTAATAAGGCCAAGTAATAAAACAGGAAGTGCCTATTTGACAAAGTGGGGTTTTCTTCCAGCCCCACTCGGACTTCTTGCTCTGGCTGGCGAAATACTAAGGATTAATAACAGTAATGTTAAGATAATAGATATGGAGGGGGACAATCTATCTCTGGATCAGGCAATCGATCTTGCAGTTGAATACAGGCCAGATCTTGTAGGAATTACCCTTCATGCAACAGCCGCACACAATAATGCAGGTTATCTTGCGAGAGAAATCAAGAAAAGACTTCCTTCAACTATTCTGGTAGCGGGAGGACATCACGCAACATTTTTACCGTATGAAGTCCTGAGATCAGGTTTTGACATATCGGTACTTGGAGAGGGCGATGAGACCATATATGATATCAGTAATGCCATAGTAAATGGGACGAGTATGCTTAAGATTCCGGGAATAGTGGTTCGGGATGGAGACAAATTTGTTAGAACAGCACCAAGAAAATTGATCCATGACCTGGATTCTTTGCCAATGCCCCCGCTTGAACTTCTGGATGCGTCAAAGTATACTTTTAAAGTGTTTGGAAAAAACGAAAAGGTCATGTGCCTTGAAACTTCAAGAGGATGCCCATATGGGTGCGATTTCTGTTCTGTTACCCCAACATGGGGTAACACATGGAGAAATAAATCGAATGGAAGAATACTCATGGAAATGGAAAGGGCTAAAGAGGCAGGATATGACTGGATTTTTTTCACTGATGATATCTTTATAGTTGAACCTAATGTTAAACACAGGGAAAGCCTATTTAACAGTATTCTGGAAAGAGGACTTGAGACAAAATGGATTGTACAGATGAGGGCAGATGTAACCGCGAGACATCCGGACCTCATACAAAAGGCTGCCAGAGCAGGTATGACCATATCATTCCTTGGAGTTGAATCAGGAAGTCCTGAAGTTTTAAAGAAGATGCATAAGGGTGAATTCACACCCCAGTCAGTAGAGGCGGTAAAAATTTTATCATCAAATGATATAATTGTACTTATTGGTTTGATGATTGGTGCACCATATGAGAGAATTCGAGACGCACTGACTACTGTAAAATTCTCCAGAGAACTGGCAAGGGCAGGTGCTGATGCAGTGCAATTTTCAATATATACCCCCCTTCCCGGAACAAGAATTTTTAATGAAGCCCTTAAGGATAGTTCACTGTTTACCCTGGACTGGGACAGGTATGATGTATTAACCCCGGTAATGAAGACAAGGGTTGGGCCAGTGTTTGATCAGATACTTCAATTTTATGCCTCTTATTCATTTTATATATACAAGTTCATAAGGGGAAAAATTAAGGGTATAATACTCACTAAGAAAAAAGGTATCCTTATAGAAACAGGAACGAAATTTATAATGAAAATGATGCCAGAGTATCTTAAGGACATAAAAAACTTTCCAAGATTTCTTTTCAGGACTTATGACATGTACAAAGAAGCAGTAAAAAATGGATTTATATCTCAAAAGGATCAGGATGAAATATCAGGTGATTCTGGAAAGATAATTTATGATTTGGAAAATGGCAGAAATCCGTACTTCTTAATAAAAAAGGAGAGCTAG
- a CDS encoding amino acid permease: MTEASDNKGELERHLTFKDVFFLSFGGMSPLLSILTYGAFAITLAGYDAPLVMIIGTLLVLVNGLSVTQLSKRFSTSGGYYTYAFQALSARIGFDTGWMYMFYSVLYGLAYLVGGLFIITTVLGISTYIAFLIIMVPSITFLIIGVTMSARYAIFAVIIEIGLMLSIAFYSFFVTKGTAYIPNPVVYPISGGDFVLGILFAMGIPTGYGSIAPVSGEIKNPKKVVGRSVITVILVGGSLATFMIYAIANLILQNHITIPVADKLPVIGIIQHDFGGAGRFFYYAVAIATINDSILAILSFGTAAIRTLFRMGYDRTLPSVFAHKVKEKPMFATLFISGILVILPLIILNYISAETAFIILGTISALGGLFIHVSANFSLLRIGLRKGRRLMIRAKKTFFTTLSDFKEFFLALTGAVISSIVLIYSAYSTVPVYTTVFLVWIVIGFILSEVKGIIGKTPNDVDISKEGIIVAQNLMNVSVSDMINPLKEAIVSINDSLKDVLNGLLSKNLPGAIVVDSQKRPIGKLEVVNLLLLPKSSIENGKVRQIHLERSVNINERENVADAVRVLKENNVNILTVVDQSGMAKGVINERDVLAKLSEIDKLDIV; the protein is encoded by the coding sequence ATGACAGAAGCTTCGGATAATAAGGGGGAACTGGAAAGACATCTTACCTTTAAGGATGTCTTTTTTCTCTCATTCGGTGGTATGTCACCACTCTTAAGTATACTGACTTACGGTGCTTTTGCAATTACTCTTGCAGGATATGATGCACCACTTGTAATGATAATTGGTACCTTACTTGTTCTTGTTAATGGACTGTCAGTCACTCAGCTTTCAAAGCGATTTTCAACATCTGGTGGTTATTATACATATGCTTTTCAGGCTCTTTCGGCAAGAATAGGGTTTGATACCGGATGGATGTACATGTTTTATTCTGTTCTATATGGACTGGCTTATCTCGTTGGAGGTCTATTCATTATAACTACCGTTCTTGGAATATCAACATACATTGCATTTTTGATAATCATGGTCCCATCAATTACTTTCCTTATTATTGGAGTTACAATGTCTGCAAGGTATGCAATATTTGCAGTAATTATAGAAATAGGGTTAATGCTTTCCATTGCGTTTTATTCCTTTTTCGTAACCAAGGGAACTGCCTATATACCAAATCCAGTGGTGTATCCAATATCAGGAGGTGACTTTGTACTTGGAATACTTTTTGCGATGGGGATTCCAACCGGCTATGGTTCCATTGCCCCGGTCTCTGGAGAAATAAAGAACCCAAAGAAAGTTGTTGGAAGGAGCGTGATCACTGTGATACTTGTAGGTGGATCACTGGCAACATTTATGATTTATGCAATTGCAAATCTGATTCTTCAGAATCACATAACAATACCAGTAGCTGATAAATTGCCAGTTATAGGTATTATTCAGCATGACTTTGGAGGTGCTGGAAGATTTTTCTACTATGCTGTTGCCATTGCAACCATTAACGATTCTATACTGGCGATCCTCTCCTTTGGTACTGCTGCCATAAGAACTCTCTTTAGAATGGGTTATGACAGAACATTACCAAGTGTATTTGCACATAAGGTCAAGGAAAAACCAATGTTTGCAACACTCTTTATTAGTGGAATTCTGGTTATTCTCCCATTGATAATCTTAAACTATATTTCGGCCGAAACCGCATTCATTATACTTGGAACAATTTCAGCACTAGGAGGTCTTTTTATTCATGTAAGTGCCAATTTTTCACTGTTAAGAATTGGTCTAAGGAAGGGGAGAAGGCTGATGATTCGTGCTAAGAAAACCTTTTTTACAACTCTTTCAGATTTTAAAGAATTTTTCCTGGCACTTACGGGAGCTGTTATCAGCTCAATTGTACTTATATATTCGGCATATTCAACAGTTCCTGTTTATACAACAGTCTTTCTTGTTTGGATTGTGATAGGATTCATCCTGTCTGAAGTAAAGGGTATAATTGGAAAGACGCCAAATGATGTGGATATAAGTAAGGAAGGAATAATAGTTGCTCAGAATCTAATGAATGTTTCTGTCTCCGATATGATAAACCCGCTTAAGGAGGCAATTGTATCAATAAATGACTCGTTGAAGGATGTACTCAATGGATTGCTATCGAAGAATCTCCCGGGTGCAATAGTTGTGGATAGCCAGAAAAGACCAATAGGCAAACTTGAAGTTGTTAATCTTCTGCTGCTTCCAAAATCAAGTATTGAAAATGGTAAAGTCAGGCAAATCCATCTGGAGAGAAGTGTGAACATAAATGAGCGAGAGAATGTGGCAGATGCAGTGAGAGTTCTCAAGGAAAACAATGTCAATATCCTAACAGTAGTTGATCAAAGTGGAATGGCAAAGGGCGTTATTAATGAACGAGACGTGCTTGCAAAATTAAGTGAGATTGATAAACTGGATATAGTTTGA
- a CDS encoding glucose 1-dehydrogenase — protein sequence MTDENGKDVGTHGININLNGKIALVTGSSSGLGMEIARYMAKAGATVAIHYRKEVEPATNLADDINKSGGKAAIFGGDVSKRSDVEKIFSDIDKKFGPVDILVNNAGIDGKRELCGDDDPDDWERVISINLLGPYYCSREAVRRMKKSGHGVIVNITSVHEFVPWSGYTAYSSAKAGLSMFTKTLAQEVSESGIRVVAVAPGAIKTPINKDVWSNPETYKDLLTKIAMPRMGETKDIAEAVTFLASDYASYITGTTLVVDGGMLLYPAFKHGG from the coding sequence ATGACTGATGAGAATGGAAAAGATGTTGGAACTCATGGCATTAACATAAACCTGAATGGAAAGATTGCCCTTGTAACAGGTTCTAGTTCTGGACTGGGAATGGAAATTGCAAGATATATGGCAAAAGCAGGAGCAACGGTTGCAATTCACTATCGTAAGGAAGTGGAACCTGCTACTAATCTGGCAGATGATATAAACAAAAGTGGTGGAAAGGCTGCCATATTTGGCGGAGATGTTTCAAAGCGAAGTGATGTCGAAAAGATATTTAGTGATATAGACAAGAAATTTGGACCAGTAGACATACTGGTGAATAATGCAGGTATTGATGGGAAAAGGGAACTGTGCGGTGATGACGATCCTGATGATTGGGAAAGAGTTATCTCTATCAACCTTCTGGGTCCTTACTACTGCTCCAGAGAAGCAGTCAGGAGGATGAAGAAATCTGGCCACGGAGTTATTGTCAACATAACTTCAGTTCACGAATTTGTTCCCTGGTCCGGATATACCGCATACAGCAGTGCAAAGGCTGGACTGTCGATGTTCACCAAAACTCTAGCACAGGAAGTCTCTGAGTCGGGAATAAGGGTAGTAGCTGTGGCCCCCGGTGCAATCAAAACCCCAATAAACAAGGATGTGTGGAGCAATCCTGAAACATATAAGGATCTGCTGACCAAAATAGCAATGCCAAGAATGGGAGAAACTAAAGATATTGCAGAGGCGGTCACTTTTCTTGCCAGTGATTATGCTTCGTATATAACTGGAACTACTCTTGTGGTGGATGGGGGGATGCTTTTATATCCTGCGTTTAAACATGGTGGATGA
- a CDS encoding NAD(P)/FAD-dependent oxidoreductase, with amino-acid sequence MKTVVIVGGGSGGMSTANHLAYKLRDNIKNGDVKVVLFDGSGQHYYQPGFLEIPFDMMAPASTYKPMLRLAAEGVTIIQEFVTEVDLKNSVVKSEKQKINYDYIVIATGARYDYDSIPGLREGTDNFYSLENAISLKKKLNSYKGGKIVVGVSSMPYKCTPAPLEAVFMLNDYFTRRGMRDKVEIEYTYPMPMAFPNKEISDISLKMFEEKGIKSSLGFQLKSVDANARELISQNGEKISYDLALIVPPHKGNKLMENSEVVDKMGWINVDGFTLNIKGYENAFAIGDSTNLQVSKAGSVADAEAVVVSERIAQSLRGEEPITTYDGTGGALMLTGIGKASMINSDYTHKPIMQPESYSFYWLKLIYNNLYWNMTARPVLSGVIP; translated from the coding sequence ATGAAAACGGTAGTTATAGTAGGGGGCGGTAGCGGTGGAATGAGCACAGCCAACCATCTTGCCTATAAGTTGAGAGATAATATTAAGAATGGAGATGTAAAAGTTGTATTATTTGATGGAAGCGGGCAGCATTATTATCAGCCAGGATTCCTTGAAATACCTTTCGATATGATGGCGCCAGCATCAACATACAAGCCTATGTTGAGATTAGCGGCAGAGGGTGTAACTATTATTCAGGAGTTTGTAACTGAAGTGGATCTGAAAAACAGCGTGGTGAAATCAGAAAAACAGAAAATAAACTACGATTATATAGTTATAGCAACAGGTGCAAGATATGATTATGATTCCATACCTGGTCTCAGAGAAGGAACAGATAATTTTTATAGTCTAGAAAATGCGATATCACTGAAAAAGAAGTTAAACAGCTATAAGGGTGGGAAAATTGTTGTTGGGGTTTCTTCAATGCCTTACAAATGCACTCCAGCACCATTGGAAGCTGTTTTCATGTTAAATGACTATTTTACCAGGAGAGGAATGAGGGATAAGGTTGAAATTGAGTACACCTACCCAATGCCAATGGCCTTTCCTAACAAGGAGATATCAGATATTTCTCTGAAGATGTTTGAAGAGAAAGGAATAAAGAGTAGTCTCGGATTCCAGCTAAAGTCTGTTGATGCTAATGCAAGAGAGCTTATATCACAGAATGGAGAGAAGATATCTTACGATCTGGCTCTTATTGTTCCACCACACAAGGGAAACAAACTTATGGAAAATTCTGAGGTAGTGGACAAGATGGGATGGATAAATGTAGACGGATTTACACTAAATATAAAGGGATATGAAAATGCATTCGCAATTGGTGATTCTACAAACCTACAGGTTTCTAAGGCCGGCTCGGTTGCAGATGCAGAAGCGGTTGTTGTTTCTGAAAGGATTGCACAGTCACTGAGAGGAGAAGAGCCTATTACTACATATGATGGTACTGGAGGGGCCCTCATGCTCACAGGTATTGGAAAAGCTTCAATGATAAATTCTGACTATACGCACAAACCCATAATGCAACCTGAAAGTTACTCGTTCTATTGGTTGAAGCTTATCTATAACAATTTGTACTGGAACATGACTGCAAGACCAGTTCTTAGTGGGGTGATTCCATGA
- a CDS encoding MFS transporter yields the protein MLSENRIERGFNFLLLSRAVRSGALSFSAIAYPLYLKILGFSNLYVGFLTGFVVVFTVIQTMILGVLGDRIGYKYSMIIGEIFPLISTAVLFFVTSGPLIYLSVIGGIAGGPGGMRGAFSPGSTALVAKNWKEPNDRVKKLGLMTTVGSIFAVVGGVMVISRSDVSSFVGNAGSYRTLFGISFILVLISFISLFLVAERKSEKKKTGFVGKGSVRHIGKTVFANAFNGAGIGISMPILSLWFSEMYPSSTTTIIGIVFTISYISTAIGSYISSIYRKRGEKAAKIGSYGRMLQGLLMIPLALSPYFYIAGIFYIFRAGIAGFGLPSRSNINVSGLKEGDYGAGTGLQASAARIAQTTSGASGALMDVYLPLPEIAGGIIQFLAGVAYYDLFARKKKPEVDEIIQRPSDK from the coding sequence GTGCTTTCCGAGAATAGGATAGAGAGAGGTTTTAATTTTTTGCTGCTTTCAAGAGCAGTTAGAAGTGGCGCGCTAAGCTTTTCCGCGATTGCCTATCCACTGTATCTAAAGATCCTGGGATTCAGTAACCTCTATGTGGGTTTTCTTACTGGATTTGTCGTAGTATTTACCGTGATCCAGACTATGATTCTTGGTGTTCTGGGTGATCGGATTGGTTATAAATATTCAATGATAATTGGAGAAATATTTCCCCTTATTTCAACAGCTGTGCTCTTTTTTGTGACCTCAGGACCGCTAATTTATCTTTCAGTAATAGGTGGAATTGCAGGAGGCCCTGGCGGTATGAGAGGTGCTTTTTCCCCAGGATCAACAGCACTTGTGGCTAAAAACTGGAAAGAACCTAACGATAGAGTGAAGAAACTTGGACTGATGACAACTGTTGGGTCCATATTTGCTGTCGTGGGAGGTGTGATGGTTATAAGCAGAAGTGATGTATCAAGTTTTGTAGGAAATGCTGGATCCTACAGGACTCTTTTCGGAATTAGCTTTATTCTGGTTCTGATATCATTTATATCACTCTTTCTTGTTGCTGAAAGAAAGTCAGAAAAGAAAAAAACAGGTTTCGTTGGGAAAGGTTCGGTTAGACATATAGGAAAAACTGTTTTTGCTAATGCATTCAACGGTGCTGGGATAGGAATATCAATGCCCATACTTTCATTATGGTTTTCAGAGATGTATCCATCATCCACAACAACCATAATCGGAATTGTATTCACAATATCATATATATCAACTGCAATAGGTTCATACATTTCGTCAATATACAGGAAAAGAGGGGAAAAAGCAGCAAAGATTGGTTCCTATGGAAGAATGCTTCAGGGGTTGCTGATGATTCCACTTGCCCTTTCACCATATTTTTATATTGCCGGAATTTTTTATATATTCCGGGCGGGAATAGCAGGTTTTGGATTACCATCCAGGAGCAACATTAATGTAAGTGGGTTGAAAGAAGGTGATTATGGTGCTGGAACTGGATTACAGGCAAGTGCTGCAAGAATCGCACAAACTACTTCTGGAGCTTCTGGAGCGCTGATGGATGTATATCTGCCATTACCGGAAATAGCTGGCGGTATAATTCAGTTCCTCGCTGGTGTAGCATATTACGATCTTTTTGCACGAAAAAAGAAACCTGAAGTTGATGAGATTATTCAACGACCTTCAGATAAATGA
- a CDS encoding DUF1641 domain-containing protein: MSTDIGEMLNEKLNNPESRKAVEYLLENAGTLSGIVEWIKTMEDTGMAESLKGLIYLVANMRGILTDDMLNGISTILNSLLEILAKVSDPHIADSMVGLIDDISSGKLSKEPKIHGTLSLLGELKDPEVESGLAVTINMLKILGKLGRS, translated from the coding sequence ATGAGCACAGATATAGGAGAAATGTTGAATGAAAAACTGAATAATCCTGAATCCAGAAAAGCTGTAGAATATCTTCTGGAAAATGCGGGAACTTTATCCGGCATTGTTGAGTGGATTAAAACAATGGAAGATACGGGCATGGCAGAATCTCTAAAAGGCCTGATTTACCTTGTGGCTAATATGCGGGGTATCCTTACAGACGATATGTTAAATGGCATTTCCACAATTCTCAACTCACTTTTGGAGATTCTTGCAAAGGTATCTGATCCGCACATTGCTGATAGTATGGTGGGTCTAATAGACGATATTTCTTCTGGAAAACTTTCGAAGGAACCTAAAATTCATGGAACTTTAAGTTTATTGGGAGAATTGAAAGATCCAGAGGTTGAATCTGGACTCGCGGTGACTATTAATATGCTTAAGATTTTGGGAAAACTTGGTAGAAGTTAA